One genomic window of uncultured delta proteobacterium includes the following:
- a CDS encoding hypothetical protein (Evidence 5 : No homology to any previously reported sequences), with amino-acid sequence MDVNGGKVNVRIKLQQKGGSGNQLSARSLKNRQRLSPDRKKVVQDNGASGVGCDDQVRALTRKPGLAVVEHEMDLPLGDCVDVYGSSLRRVYADDGRKPGRSGNACMVNGTSHSDIPLWITGRLASFSLDPIKGVKTENRHTGLNMYFRAGVTRPTERVIMVH; translated from the coding sequence ATGGATGTCAACGGGGGAAAGGTCAATGTTCGGATCAAACTCCAGCAGAAAGGTGGAAGCGGAAACCAACTCTCCGCCCGCAGTCTCAAAAACCGGCAGCGCCTGAGCCCCGACCGCAAAAAAGTCGTCCAAGACAACGGTGCCTCCGGTGTCGGTTGTGATGACCAAGTCCGTGCCCTCACGCGCAAACCCGGCCTTGCGGTGGTCGAACATGAGATGGATCTGCCCCTCGGAGATTGTGTGGACGTGTATGGATCCAGCCTCCGGCGGGTCTACGCAGATGACGGAAGAAAACCCGGCAGAAGCGGTAACGCCTGCATGGTGAACGGCACAAGCCATAGTGATATCCCCCTATGGATAACCGGGCGTCTGGCCTCTTTCTCCCTTGACCCCATCAAGGGAGTAAAAACAGAAAACCGACATACCGGATTAAACATGTACTTCCGGGCCGGGGTTACCCGTCCGACGGAACGCGTCATAATGGTCCACTAA
- a CDS encoding hypothetical protein (Evidence 5 : No homology to any previously reported sequences), which yields MSSIIHGIYKGMEDAVITREEEEYFFAFLDRCGIAFSEVPASLRNIFRKGIAARDSAVS from the coding sequence ATGTCCAGCATCATCCACGGGATTTACAAGGGTATGGAGGATGCCGTCATCACTCGGGAGGAGGAAGAGTATTTCTTCGCGTTCCTGGACCGCTGCGGCATAGCGTTCTCGGAAGTCCCGGCTTCTCTACGGAATATATTTCGGAAGGGCATCGCAGCAAGAGACAGTGCTGTTAGCTAG
- a CDS encoding conserved hypothetical protein (Evidence 4 : Homologs of previously reported genes of unknown function): protein MKDDIAIFEEKHIRRAYDEKTEMWFFSVVDIIQVLTDSGDYQQARKYWKNLKLRLKKEGSEVVTNCYQLKLTAEDGKKRVTDVASAETLLRLVQSVPSPKAEPIKLWLAKVGYERIREMADPEIALNRSRELWQQHGRSQKWIEQRMLGQETRNKLTDYWKNHEVKEGQEYAILTNIIHQEWSGVSVRQHKDLKGLETQNLRDHMTEAELIFTALAELSTRQIAESMNATGLQENAVAGKTGGGIARQARKELEKKTGQKVVTGKSNILPPSKRE, encoded by the coding sequence ATGAAAGACGACATCGCCATTTTTGAGGAAAAGCATATCCGCCGCGCATATGACGAGAAAACCGAAATGTGGTTCTTTTCGGTGGTGGATATCATCCAGGTTCTGACCGACTCCGGCGACTATCAGCAGGCCCGGAAATACTGGAAGAACTTAAAACTCCGCCTGAAAAAAGAAGGAAGCGAAGTGGTAACAAATTGTTACCAGTTGAAGCTAACCGCCGAAGATGGCAAGAAAAGAGTGACAGACGTCGCCAGCGCGGAAACTCTCCTCCGGCTTGTGCAATCCGTGCCAAGTCCCAAGGCCGAACCCATCAAGCTCTGGCTGGCGAAGGTGGGTTATGAGCGCATCCGGGAAATGGCCGACCCGGAAATCGCCCTGAACCGTTCCCGTGAGTTGTGGCAGCAGCACGGGCGCTCGCAGAAGTGGATAGAGCAAAGGATGCTGGGTCAGGAAACCCGCAACAAGCTCACCGATTATTGGAAAAATCACGAGGTCAAGGAAGGCCAGGAATACGCCATCCTGACCAATATCATTCACCAGGAATGGTCCGGGGTCAGCGTCCGCCAGCATAAAGACCTCAAGGGCCTGGAAACGCAGAATCTGCGCGACCATATGACGGAAGCGGAATTGATCTTCACCGCCCTGGCGGAACTCTCCACCCGGCAGATTGCCGAAAGCATGAACGCCACCGGCCTGCAAGAAAACGCGGTGGCGGGCAAGACAGGCGGCGGCATTGCCCGCCAGGCTCGCAAAGAACTGGAAAAAAAGACCGGGCAGAAGGTCGTCACCGGCAAGAGCAATATTCTTCCGCCGAGCAAAAGGGAATAG
- a CDS encoding hypothetical protein (Evidence 5 : No homology to any previously reported sequences), translating to MSYYNSSSCTQYVLTYARPIAAGSSSVALLGGVSTKYHKGRLVWIDAGRYTLQTPPPFQRTFNERRHRHF from the coding sequence GTGAGTTATTATAACTCCTCTTCGTGTACCCAATATGTGCTTACCTATGCAAGACCTATTGCGGCTGGGTCTTCATCTGTCGCGCTTCTCGGCGGAGTTAGCACGAAGTATCATAAAGGTCGGCTTGTATGGATTGACGCCGGGCGCTATACTCTGCAGACACCCCCGCCATTTCAAAGGACGTTCAATGAAAGACGACATCGCCATTTTTGA
- a CDS encoding hypothetical protein (Evidence 5 : No homology to any previously reported sequences), with protein sequence MSSPLGGQFRTSLLSLLAAIEDLHCNMLTNSKRGYYDRIPSPLLAYALPHGEAGDFVKPIKIKEEIQ encoded by the coding sequence ATGAGCTCGCCGCTTGGAGGACAGTTCCGCACGAGCTTGTTATCTCTCCTGGCGGCTATTGAAGATCTGCATTGCAATATGCTGACTAATAGTAAGCGGGGTTACTATGACCGCATCCCATCCCCACTGCTTGCCTATGCCCTGCCACACGGCGAGGCTGGGGACTTTGTGAAGCCGATAAAGATCAAAGAGGAAATCCAATGA
- a CDS encoding hypothetical protein (Evidence 5 : No homology to any previously reported sequences), giving the protein MTTESKPKVRPLNTRRVPASEEAKQFCTYVCARVEGYENAYGLRHPTTIRALIKEGSFPARKVGVGWRIEPEAVKRWLSEKQPSGEDEE; this is encoded by the coding sequence ATGACCACGGAAAGCAAACCCAAGGTACGCCCGCTCAACACCCGTCGCGTACCGGCATCCGAAGAGGCGAAACAGTTCTGCACCTATGTCTGCGCCAGGGTTGAGGGCTACGAAAACGCTTACGGCCTGCGGCATCCCACCACGATCCGAGCTTTGATCAAAGAGGGGTCTTTTCCCGCTCGAAAGGTTGGGGTCGGCTGGCGTATTGAGCCTGAGGCCGTGAAACGCTGGTTGTCTGAAAAACAGCCCAGTGGAGAAGATGAGGAATAA
- a CDS encoding hypothetical protein (Evidence 5 : No homology to any previously reported sequences) produces the protein MVTVYAKTQILENESTSTIQPQVQISAPGLQTTARQGAANTLTGPNPTTYTEDVMAQNTVNSPTTTVNPPPKLPQIIFWGRRHLHNTNYLSRSAREQVPRSQGSPCHTGRRSRQSAEDP, from the coding sequence ATGGTGACCGTGTACGCGAAGACCCAGATCCTTGAAAATGAATCCACGTCAACGATACAACCTCAGGTACAAATATCCGCGCCAGGATTACAAACAACAGCCCGGCAAGGTGCAGCGAACACCTTAACCGGGCCTAACCCGACAACCTACACGGAGGATGTCATGGCTCAGAACACAGTAAACAGCCCCACTACGACCGTCAATCCCCCCCCCAAACTACCACAGATTATCTTCTGGGGGCGGCGGCATTTGCACAACACAAATTATTTATCCCGTTCGGCCCGCGAGCAAGTCCCGCGCAGTCAAGGAAGCCCGTGCCATACTGGACGCCGAAGCCGTCAGAGCGCGGAAGACCCTTGA
- a CDS encoding hypothetical protein (Evidence 5 : No homology to any previously reported sequences) yields the protein MSFYSKGTPYLAVLPTGRFQFRIRIPLELQRYLGQREYRRSLGRRTVTEAKTHALRLAAAAQEIFAFTSGVIDGRKSPARGTSCSVQVVESLTGQRIMTDSQGGTSPAAASPIPGSLGIEGQRLESLTDDEIRAIAETWLLAALKGSNLFAMQYAHLGQQYTQTGDDLHDSTQANAETAGKLRAIYHTDLKARRLGRIAKATDKQLYFHSVVCDKQTETAAAFEKEPPAASPAYLKACQEMMKANVTFYDIQEQAVQGNFETYDAEVERLEAKAEQRREKRRIRIEDTTKAAPIPSPSGEETAEPSLTVTDAIAMYRAERIQERIWSDHTANKQQDKFDLFREIIDPDNTFPLGKLRAEHMREYKAILFGLPTNRNKGPKYKDIPFPKLMDQAKSGAIPEADRIQPGTIRNHFQQITAFLNWAARNEFHSNPKIADLLDVKMDKQAHEHRDPYNREDLLLVFNPTKYHKATQFNRTGDVVPHRFWLPLLGLFTGARIEELAQLHTEDIVVFDTETKESRPAVSLKAEELRTAVAAHGQKCHFCLDTHISRPYQTIKNPASARLIPLSPALVHDFNFIGYVLETAKREASTDSADKGRLFPELSKQDASKRFSHNASKWYGNYRKAIGLSSAQGGKKDFHSFRDTIAQWCDLNNIPLKTAKRYIGHAEDDMTYGRYSTESPPWKLYDEITEPFTEYVCGILDLSSLKTSPVAQHAI from the coding sequence ATGTCTTTTTATTCCAAAGGCACCCCGTATCTTGCCGTGCTCCCCACCGGGCGATTTCAATTCCGTATCCGCATCCCCCTTGAATTACAACGATATTTAGGCCAACGCGAATACCGCCGCAGCCTGGGACGCCGAACCGTCACCGAGGCCAAGACTCATGCGCTGAGGCTGGCAGCAGCGGCGCAAGAAATTTTTGCGTTTACATCCGGCGTCATCGACGGTAGAAAATCGCCCGCGCGGGGCACATCCTGCTCCGTGCAAGTGGTTGAAAGTCTCACAGGACAAAGGATAATGACCGATTCACAAGGGGGCACATCCCCCGCCGCCGCTTCTCCTATCCCCGGCAGCCTGGGAATAGAAGGGCAACGCCTTGAAAGCCTCACGGATGACGAAATTCGCGCCATAGCGGAAACATGGCTCCTCGCCGCCCTCAAAGGGTCAAACCTCTTCGCCATGCAATATGCCCACCTTGGGCAGCAATACACCCAGACCGGCGACGATCTGCACGACTCAACCCAGGCGAACGCGGAAACAGCCGGAAAGCTCAGAGCCATCTATCACACGGACCTCAAGGCCCGCCGTCTGGGGCGGATAGCCAAAGCCACGGACAAGCAATTGTATTTCCATTCCGTTGTCTGCGATAAGCAAACGGAAACCGCCGCCGCGTTTGAAAAGGAACCGCCAGCCGCTTCCCCCGCATATCTCAAGGCGTGTCAGGAAATGATGAAAGCTAACGTCACCTTCTATGACATCCAGGAACAGGCCGTCCAAGGCAATTTTGAAACATATGACGCCGAAGTGGAACGCCTGGAGGCAAAAGCCGAACAGCGCCGGGAAAAACGCCGCATCAGGATTGAGGACACAACGAAGGCCGCGCCCATCCCCTCACCTTCCGGCGAAGAGACGGCGGAACCTTCTCTCACCGTGACAGACGCCATTGCCATGTACAGAGCCGAGCGGATACAGGAACGGATATGGAGCGACCATACCGCCAACAAACAGCAGGACAAATTTGACCTTTTTCGTGAGATCATCGACCCGGACAATACGTTTCCGCTTGGGAAACTGCGGGCGGAACACATGCGCGAATACAAGGCCATATTGTTCGGATTGCCCACAAACAGAAACAAGGGACCAAAATACAAAGATATTCCTTTCCCGAAACTCATGGATCAGGCCAAGTCCGGCGCGATACCTGAGGCGGATCGTATCCAACCGGGAACCATCCGCAACCATTTTCAGCAAATAACCGCCTTCCTCAATTGGGCGGCTCGTAACGAATTCCACAGTAACCCGAAAATTGCCGACTTGCTTGACGTGAAAATGGACAAGCAGGCCCATGAGCACCGCGACCCGTACAACCGGGAAGACTTGCTTCTTGTCTTCAATCCCACGAAGTACCATAAAGCGACACAATTCAACCGGACCGGCGATGTTGTGCCGCACCGCTTCTGGCTTCCCTTGCTTGGCCTGTTCACCGGAGCGCGGATTGAAGAACTGGCGCAACTGCACACGGAAGATATCGTGGTATTCGATACCGAGACAAAGGAATCCCGGCCCGCAGTCTCCCTCAAAGCCGAAGAGTTACGGACAGCAGTTGCCGCTCACGGCCAGAAGTGCCATTTCTGCCTGGATACCCACATTAGCAGGCCATACCAAACAATAAAAAACCCGGCCTCCGCCCGCCTGATCCCTCTCTCGCCCGCCCTGGTGCATGACTTCAACTTTATAGGCTATGTGCTGGAAACGGCAAAGCGGGAAGCCTCCACCGATAGCGCCGACAAAGGACGCTTGTTCCCGGAACTGAGCAAGCAGGACGCATCAAAACGATTCTCCCACAACGCTTCCAAGTGGTACGGCAATTACCGGAAAGCAATAGGGCTATCGTCGGCGCAAGGCGGGAAAAAGGACTTCCACAGCTTCCGGGACACCATCGCGCAATGGTGCGATCTGAACAACATACCACTCAAAACCGCCAAGCGGTACATAGGCCATGCCGAGGACGATATGACCTACGGGCGGTACTCCACGGAATCCCCACCCTGGAAGCTCTACGATGAAATCACCGAGCCCTTCACAGAGTATGTTTGCGGTATCCTTGACCTGTCGTCCCTGAAAACAAGCCCGGTAGCGCAACACGCGATATGA